One Denticeps clupeoides chromosome 3, fDenClu1.1, whole genome shotgun sequence DNA window includes the following coding sequences:
- the srd5a2a gene encoding 3-oxo-5-alpha-steroid 4-dehydrogenase 2a isoform X1: MENMMCWENTINCISWSFILGGTAFFFGDRETMGPYGRYMTGGFPGMTCPAKVGWFFQELPAFLVPVLLFLTTESNPGLGRYLLGTYCLHYFQRTFIYALLTRGRPMPVSTVISAIIFCSMCGWLQAHYLLHCRQYDETWLMDIRLTAGLLIFLLGMGINIHSDHILRNLRKSGENTYKIPRGGMFEYVSGANFFGEILEWSGYAIATWSLPTFAFAYFTMCSIGPRAYYHHRFYIEKFSDYPKSRRAVIPFLL; the protein is encoded by the exons ATGGAGAACATGATGTGCTGGGAGAATACCATAAACTGTATCAGCTGGAGCTTCATCCTGGGAGGAACAGCGTTTTTCTTCGGTGATAGGGAAACCATGGGTCCCTATGGACGCTACATGACTGGAGGATTCCCTGGGATGACATGTCCTGCAAAGGTTGGCTGGTTCTTTCAGGAACTGCCTGCTTTCTTGGTGCCTGTTCTCTTGTTCCTCACCACAGAAAGCAACCCTGGCCTGGGAAGATATCTTCTCGGCACATACTGTCTACACTATTTTCAGAG GACGTTCATCTATGCTTTACTGACAAGAGGTCGGCCCATGCCTGTATCGACAGTCATCTCGGCTATCATTTTCTGCTCCATGTGCGGTTGGCTACAGGCTCACTATCTCCTACACTGTAGACAGTATGATGAGACCTGGCTGATGGACATCCGCCTGACAGCAG GGCTGTTGATATTCCTCCTGGGAATGGGAATTAACATCCATAGTGACCATATACTTCGAAATTTAAGGAAATCAGGAGAGAACACTTACAAAATTCCAAGAG GTGGAATGTTTGAGTATGTGTCGGGAGCTAACTTCTTTGGGGAGATTCTGGAGTGGAGCGGTTATGCAATTGCGACGTGGTCCCTCCCCACGTTCGCTTTTGCCTACTTCACCATGTGTTCCATTGGACCTCGAGCTTACTACCACCACAG GTTTTACATTGAAAAATTCAGTGACTACCCAAAGTCAAGAAGAGCAGTGATTCCATTTCTTCTCTGA
- the srd5a2a gene encoding 3-oxo-5-alpha-steroid 4-dehydrogenase 2a isoform X2, translating to MGPYGRYMTGGFPGMTCPAKVGWFFQELPAFLVPVLLFLTTESNPGLGRYLLGTYCLHYFQRTFIYALLTRGRPMPVSTVISAIIFCSMCGWLQAHYLLHCRQYDETWLMDIRLTAGLLIFLLGMGINIHSDHILRNLRKSGENTYKIPRGGMFEYVSGANFFGEILEWSGYAIATWSLPTFAFAYFTMCSIGPRAYYHHRFYIEKFSDYPKSRRAVIPFLL from the exons ATGGGTCCCTATGGACGCTACATGACTGGAGGATTCCCTGGGATGACATGTCCTGCAAAGGTTGGCTGGTTCTTTCAGGAACTGCCTGCTTTCTTGGTGCCTGTTCTCTTGTTCCTCACCACAGAAAGCAACCCTGGCCTGGGAAGATATCTTCTCGGCACATACTGTCTACACTATTTTCAGAG GACGTTCATCTATGCTTTACTGACAAGAGGTCGGCCCATGCCTGTATCGACAGTCATCTCGGCTATCATTTTCTGCTCCATGTGCGGTTGGCTACAGGCTCACTATCTCCTACACTGTAGACAGTATGATGAGACCTGGCTGATGGACATCCGCCTGACAGCAG GGCTGTTGATATTCCTCCTGGGAATGGGAATTAACATCCATAGTGACCATATACTTCGAAATTTAAGGAAATCAGGAGAGAACACTTACAAAATTCCAAGAG GTGGAATGTTTGAGTATGTGTCGGGAGCTAACTTCTTTGGGGAGATTCTGGAGTGGAGCGGTTATGCAATTGCGACGTGGTCCCTCCCCACGTTCGCTTTTGCCTACTTCACCATGTGTTCCATTGGACCTCGAGCTTACTACCACCACAG GTTTTACATTGAAAAATTCAGTGACTACCCAAAGTCAAGAAGAGCAGTGATTCCATTTCTTCTCTGA